In Gadus macrocephalus chromosome 4, ASM3116895v1, the following proteins share a genomic window:
- the zgc:92380 gene encoding keratin, type I cytoskeletal 18 isoform X2, translating to MPRDSAGSMFGGAGGRGTRVSISSLEGLRNAMRKDPQRDAAAAAAAPAEVAADDKKTMQGLNERLAEYLAREGQLVDANKKIQAEINEILAKRAAQDGRDWNEIKKPLDDLRNKVKNMTMDIANVLLKIDNSKLANDDFQNKLDTENELCRTVERDLIGLKNILDDTKLQRLQLEGEVESVKEELAILKKDHNDEVEELRQKIRDSSINVEVDSQESNLAETLNKIRAAYDKLAKKNQKEADNWYQSKFENIKVEEAQNTEALQSGRSELNDLTRQRQMLELDIQSMIRMIRSLEENLKETEERYGGELSRLRRVLQGLEAEQGQLRAQVGRQVEAHQDLLNVKMKLEAEIDEYRKLMAGIFADEDRTDAV from the exons ATGCCCAGAGACTCCGCGGGGAGTATGTTcggcggggcggggggccgaGGCACCAGGGTGTCCATATCGAGCCTGGAGGGGCTGCGCAACGCCATGCGTAAAGATCCCCAAAGGGacgcggctgctgctgctgcggcgccTGCTGAAGTGGCCGCGGACGACAAGAAGACGATGCAGGGGCTGAACGAGCGACTGGCCGAATACCTGGCCCGGGAGGGCCAGCTGGTCGACGCCAACAAGAAGATCCAAGCTGAAATCAATGAGATTCTTGCGAAGAGAGCCGCGCAGGACGGCCGCGACTGGAATGAGATCAAGAAACCGCTGGACGACCTGAGGAACAAG GTCAAGAATATGACGATGGACATCGCCAATGTTCTGCTGAAGATCGACAACTCCAAGCTGGCCAACGACGACTTCCAGAACAA GTTGGACACTGAGAACGAGTTGTGCCGCACAGTGGAgcgcgatctgattggtctaAAGAACATCTTGGATGACACCAAGCTGCAACGCCTGCAGCTCGAGGGCGAGGTGGAGTCCGTGAAAGAGGAGCTGGCCATCCTGAAGAAAGACCACAACGAC GAGGTTGAGGAGCTGCGGCAGAAGATCAGGGACTCTAGCATCAACGTGGAGGTGGACTCTCAGGAGTCCAACCTGGCCGAGACCCTCAACAAGATCCGGGCTGCGTATGACAAGCTGGCCAAGAAGAACCAGAAGGAGGCTGATAACTGGTACCAGAGCAAG tTTGAGAACATCAAGGTGGAGGAGGCCCAGAACACGGAGGCGCTGCAGTCGGGGAGGTCGGAGCTCAATGACCTCACCAGACAGAGGCAGATGCTAGAGCTAGACATCCAGTCTATGATCcgcatg atccGCTCCCTTGAGGAGAACCTGAAGGAAACAGAGGAGCGTTACGGCGGCGAGCTGTCGCGCCTGCGGCGCGTCCTGCAAGGCCTGGAGGCAGAGCAGGGCCAGCTGCGGGCCCAGGTGGGGCGCCAGGTGGAAGCCCACCAGGACCTGCTCAACGTCAAGATGAAGCTGGAGGCCGAGATTGACGAGTACCGCAAGCTCATGGCCGGCATCTTCGCCGACGAGGACAG AACCGACGCAGTCTGA
- the zgc:92380 gene encoding keratin, type I cytoskeletal 18 isoform X1: MPRDSAGSMFGGAGGRGTRVSISSLEGLRNAMRKDPQRDAAAAAAAPAEVAADDKKTMQGLNERLAEYLAREGQLVDANKKIQAEINEILAKRAAQDGRDWNEIKKPLDDLRNKVKNMTMDIANVLLKIDNSKLANDDFQNKLDTENELCRTVERDLIGLKNILDDTKLQRLQLEGEVESVKEELAILKKDHNDEVEELRQKIRDSSINVEVDSQESNLAETLNKIRAAYDKLAKKNQKEADNWYQSKFENIKVEEAQNTEALQSGRSELNDLTRQRQMLELDIQSMIRMIRSLEENLKETEERYGGELSRLRRVLQGLEAEQGQLRAQVGRQVEAHQDLLNVKMKLEAEIDEYRKLMAGIFADEDSFEFSLHQALNSKPTQSDLEVGGGGGGGGEGEEGADNWQEEEGK; encoded by the exons ATGCCCAGAGACTCCGCGGGGAGTATGTTcggcggggcggggggccgaGGCACCAGGGTGTCCATATCGAGCCTGGAGGGGCTGCGCAACGCCATGCGTAAAGATCCCCAAAGGGacgcggctgctgctgctgcggcgccTGCTGAAGTGGCCGCGGACGACAAGAAGACGATGCAGGGGCTGAACGAGCGACTGGCCGAATACCTGGCCCGGGAGGGCCAGCTGGTCGACGCCAACAAGAAGATCCAAGCTGAAATCAATGAGATTCTTGCGAAGAGAGCCGCGCAGGACGGCCGCGACTGGAATGAGATCAAGAAACCGCTGGACGACCTGAGGAACAAG GTCAAGAATATGACGATGGACATCGCCAATGTTCTGCTGAAGATCGACAACTCCAAGCTGGCCAACGACGACTTCCAGAACAA GTTGGACACTGAGAACGAGTTGTGCCGCACAGTGGAgcgcgatctgattggtctaAAGAACATCTTGGATGACACCAAGCTGCAACGCCTGCAGCTCGAGGGCGAGGTGGAGTCCGTGAAAGAGGAGCTGGCCATCCTGAAGAAAGACCACAACGAC GAGGTTGAGGAGCTGCGGCAGAAGATCAGGGACTCTAGCATCAACGTGGAGGTGGACTCTCAGGAGTCCAACCTGGCCGAGACCCTCAACAAGATCCGGGCTGCGTATGACAAGCTGGCCAAGAAGAACCAGAAGGAGGCTGATAACTGGTACCAGAGCAAG tTTGAGAACATCAAGGTGGAGGAGGCCCAGAACACGGAGGCGCTGCAGTCGGGGAGGTCGGAGCTCAATGACCTCACCAGACAGAGGCAGATGCTAGAGCTAGACATCCAGTCTATGATCcgcatg atccGCTCCCTTGAGGAGAACCTGAAGGAAACAGAGGAGCGTTACGGCGGCGAGCTGTCGCGCCTGCGGCGCGTCCTGCAAGGCCTGGAGGCAGAGCAGGGCCAGCTGCGGGCCCAGGTGGGGCGCCAGGTGGAAGCCCACCAGGACCTGCTCAACGTCAAGATGAAGCTGGAGGCCGAGATTGACGAGTACCGCAAGCTCATGGCCGGCATCTTCGCCGACGAGGACAG CTTCGAGTTTTCCTTACATCAAGCGCTAAACAGCA AACCGACGCAGTCTGACCTGGaggtcggaggaggaggaggtggaggaggagagggagaagagggtgcGGACAACTGGCAGGAGgaagaaggaaaataa